Proteins from a single region of Polycladomyces zharkentensis:
- a CDS encoding NAD(P)-dependent malic enzyme: MSSLREESLRLHLEHQGKLRVESKVPVHDARDLSLAYSPGVAEPCKEIHSDVDKVYDYTMKGNLVAVVSDGTAVLGLGNIGPHAAMPVMEGKAVLFKSFAGVDAFPLVIDSTEIDKIVETVKLLAPTFGGVNLEDIAAPKCFIIEERLKDEIDIPVFHDDQHGTAIVTLAGLFNALKVVGKKMEEIRVVANGAGAAGIAIVKLLLRMGVRDVIMCDSKGAIYEGRPYGMNPMKESLAQMTNRDKVRGTLADALKGADVFVGVSVEGAVTKEMVASMNRDPIIFAMANPVPEIMPEDAYAAGAKVVGTGRSDFPNQVNNVLAFPGIFRGALDVRARAINEEMKIAAAYAIADLISEDELRPDYVIPAPFDPRVAPHVAMAVAKAAMETGEARIHVDVQEIYERTIRLTRPNPEETADG, encoded by the coding sequence TTGTCATCACTGCGTGAAGAATCTTTGCGGCTGCATCTGGAGCACCAGGGAAAACTGCGCGTGGAATCCAAGGTTCCCGTCCATGATGCCCGCGATCTCAGTCTGGCGTATTCTCCGGGCGTGGCCGAGCCTTGTAAAGAGATTCACAGCGATGTGGACAAGGTGTACGATTACACGATGAAAGGAAATCTGGTGGCCGTCGTATCGGATGGGACGGCCGTATTGGGATTGGGTAACATCGGTCCGCATGCAGCCATGCCAGTGATGGAAGGAAAAGCCGTGCTGTTCAAATCGTTCGCCGGTGTGGATGCGTTTCCACTGGTCATCGATTCCACGGAAATCGATAAGATCGTCGAAACGGTCAAGTTGCTCGCTCCCACTTTCGGCGGCGTCAACTTGGAGGACATCGCGGCACCGAAGTGTTTCATCATTGAGGAACGGTTGAAAGATGAGATTGATATCCCGGTGTTTCATGACGACCAACATGGTACGGCGATCGTGACGCTGGCGGGGTTGTTCAACGCCCTCAAAGTGGTCGGCAAAAAGATGGAAGAGATTCGCGTTGTGGCCAACGGGGCCGGAGCGGCCGGGATCGCCATCGTCAAATTGCTGTTGCGCATGGGTGTACGGGACGTGATTATGTGCGACAGCAAGGGGGCCATTTATGAGGGTCGACCGTACGGGATGAACCCGATGAAGGAATCCTTGGCCCAAATGACCAACCGGGACAAGGTCCGGGGCACATTGGCCGATGCGTTGAAAGGGGCGGACGTGTTTGTCGGGGTGTCTGTCGAAGGAGCCGTTACCAAGGAGATGGTTGCTTCGATGAACCGGGACCCGATCATCTTTGCGATGGCCAATCCGGTACCCGAAATCATGCCGGAAGATGCTTATGCGGCCGGAGCGAAAGTGGTGGGGACGGGACGCTCCGATTTTCCCAACCAAGTGAACAACGTGCTCGCTTTTCCGGGCATTTTCCGTGGTGCTCTGGACGTGCGGGCCCGGGCGATCAATGAAGAGATGAAAATCGCGGCGGCGTATGCGATCGCCGATTTGATCAGTGAAGACGAATTGCGGCCGGATTACGTCATACCTGCACCGTTTGATCCGCGGGTGGCGCCACACGTGGCGATGGCGGTGGCCAAGGCGGCAATGGAAACGGGTGAGGCGCGCATTCATGTGGATGTACAAGAAATCTATGAGCGCACCATCCGCCTGACGCGCCCCAATCCAGAGGAAACCGCGGACGGATGA
- a CDS encoding FadR/GntR family transcriptional regulator yields MLPEVGSSKFQTILHGIHHLIEQDRLKPGDRLPSERELAERLGAGRSSVREVLRALELLGLITTRRGEGTFLNRHDAHHWVDILAFYILREERSQQDLLEMRLLLEMDAARLAAERVTAEEIAQMSDILEKMEETIRRNQIPVAEDFTFHRQIVSAAKNRLLSRVWHPILQFSQCILPTALSWPGQPLQALAEHREVLAAITSHDPERAAEAMKHHLMRADLATTSA; encoded by the coding sequence ATGTTGCCGGAGGTGGGGTCCAGCAAGTTTCAAACCATCTTGCACGGCATCCATCATTTGATCGAACAGGACCGGTTAAAGCCGGGGGACCGTTTGCCTTCGGAACGGGAGTTGGCCGAACGGCTGGGAGCAGGGCGTTCCTCCGTGCGGGAAGTGTTGCGTGCGTTGGAGTTGCTCGGCTTGATCACGACGCGTCGAGGCGAAGGAACGTTTTTGAACCGGCATGATGCTCATCATTGGGTTGATATTCTGGCGTTCTATATTTTGCGTGAAGAACGGTCTCAACAAGATTTGCTGGAGATGCGTCTGTTGTTGGAGATGGATGCGGCACGGCTGGCAGCCGAACGCGTCACTGCCGAAGAAATTGCACAAATGTCGGATATACTGGAAAAGATGGAGGAAACGATCAGGCGAAACCAAATCCCGGTCGCAGAAGACTTCACTTTTCACCGACAGATCGTCTCAGCCGCCAAAAATCGGCTGTTGTCGCGTGTGTGGCATCCCATCCTTCAATTTAGTCAATGCATACTCCCAACCGCTTTATCATGGCCCGGCCAGCCCCTGCAAGCGTTGGCGGAACACCGGGAGGTGCTGGCAGCGATCACATCGCATGACCCGGAGCGGGCAGCGGAAGCGATGAAGCATCACCTGATGCGGGCAGATCTCGCCACTACGAGTGCGTGA
- the accD gene encoding acetyl-CoA carboxylase, carboxyltransferase subunit beta: protein MLKDLFKKQRKYATITIPSEQAKREIPEGIMQKCPKCGTIMYNKELEKNLKVCKTCGYHFSMSAPERIRATVDEGRFFEYDVDMLSEDPLGFPDYRKKLKSDMEKTNLNEAVVTGEGTIGGYPAVIGVMDSRFRMGSMGSVVGEKIARAAEKAATKRYPFILFSASGGARMQEGVLSLMQMAKTSAALERMHREKVLFISVLTNPTTGGVSASFASLGDINIAEPGALIGFAGRRVIEQTVRQKLPEDFQTAEFLLKHGQLDMVVPRTEMREMLIRLLDLHAYGREHG from the coding sequence GTGTTAAAGGATCTGTTCAAGAAGCAACGAAAATATGCGACCATCACCATTCCTTCGGAACAGGCCAAACGGGAAATTCCCGAGGGCATCATGCAAAAGTGCCCGAAGTGTGGCACGATCATGTATAACAAAGAGCTGGAGAAAAACCTGAAGGTCTGCAAAACGTGCGGCTATCATTTTTCGATGTCTGCACCGGAGCGCATTCGTGCCACCGTGGATGAAGGACGATTTTTCGAGTACGACGTGGACATGCTCTCCGAAGATCCACTGGGTTTTCCCGATTACCGCAAAAAGCTGAAGTCGGATATGGAGAAAACCAATTTGAATGAGGCCGTGGTTACGGGGGAAGGCACAATCGGTGGCTATCCGGCGGTGATCGGTGTGATGGACTCCCGTTTCCGGATGGGGAGCATGGGTTCCGTCGTTGGTGAGAAAATCGCTCGCGCAGCGGAAAAAGCGGCAACGAAACGGTATCCGTTCATCCTGTTTTCCGCCTCAGGCGGCGCACGGATGCAGGAAGGGGTTCTCTCCCTGATGCAGATGGCCAAAACCAGTGCGGCCCTGGAGCGGATGCACAGGGAGAAAGTGTTGTTCATTTCCGTGCTGACCAACCCGACCACCGGTGGTGTGTCCGCCAGTTTCGCCTCGCTCGGTGACATCAACATCGCAGAACCTGGTGCATTGATCGGTTTTGCCGGTCGACGGGTGATTGAGCAGACGGTGCGGCAAAAACTGCCGGAAGACTTTCAGACGGCCGAGTTTTTGCTGAAACACGGCCAATTGGACATGGTCGTACCTCGCACGGAAATGCGTGAGATGCTGATTCGTCTGCTGGATTTGCACGCGTACGGGAGGGAACACGGATGA
- a CDS encoding acetyl-CoA carboxylase carboxyltransferase subunit alpha: MSNGYLPFEKPIAELREKIAELKKFTQQSSLDLSEEIRTLEARAERLEQEIYGNLTPWQKVQIARHPSRPTTLDYIRRIFTDFVELHGDRLYGDDPAIVGGIAKLNGRPVTVIGHERGKDTKDKIARNFGLPHPEGYRKALRLMQQADKFGRPIITFVDTQGAHPGVEAEERGQSEAIARNLREMAGFTVPIICVVTGEGGSGGALAISVGNRLLMLEHAYYSVISPEGAAAILWRDAAHAQQAAEALKITAQDLKELGIIDRIIPEPKGGAHKDPDAQAAEIKKAIEEELTDLLQMDGEELREERYNKYARIGVYTSVV, encoded by the coding sequence ATGAGCAACGGATATTTGCCCTTTGAAAAACCGATCGCCGAACTGCGGGAAAAGATTGCCGAGCTCAAAAAATTTACCCAACAATCCTCTCTGGACCTGTCCGAAGAGATCCGGACGTTGGAGGCACGGGCGGAGCGGTTGGAGCAGGAGATTTACGGCAATCTGACACCGTGGCAAAAAGTGCAGATTGCCCGACATCCCTCCCGTCCGACGACATTGGATTATATTCGTCGCATTTTCACCGATTTCGTCGAGTTGCACGGAGATCGTCTGTATGGGGATGACCCTGCCATCGTCGGCGGCATCGCCAAACTGAACGGACGACCGGTGACAGTGATCGGGCATGAGCGGGGGAAAGATACCAAGGACAAAATCGCCCGCAACTTTGGTCTGCCGCATCCCGAAGGATACCGCAAAGCGCTTCGTCTGATGCAACAGGCGGATAAATTCGGGCGGCCGATCATCACATTTGTGGATACGCAGGGGGCACATCCGGGCGTCGAAGCGGAGGAGCGGGGGCAAAGTGAAGCGATTGCCCGCAATCTGCGCGAGATGGCCGGATTTACCGTGCCCATCATCTGCGTGGTTACGGGGGAAGGCGGAAGCGGCGGCGCATTGGCGATCAGTGTCGGAAACCGCTTGCTGATGCTGGAGCATGCGTATTATTCCGTCATATCGCCGGAAGGTGCGGCTGCCATTTTGTGGAGGGATGCGGCGCATGCCCAACAAGCGGCTGAGGCGCTCAAAATCACGGCTCAGGATCTGAAAGAGCTGGGGATTATCGACCGGATCATTCCTGAGCCCAAGGGAGGCGCTCACAAAGACCCGGACGCACAGGCCGCGGAGATCAAAAAAGCGATTGAGGAAGAATTAACGGATTTGTTGCAGATGGATGGTGAAGAATTGCGGGAAGAGCGGTACAATAAATATGCGAGGATCGGAGTTTACACCAGCGTGGTGTGA
- the pfkA gene encoding 6-phosphofructokinase, translating to MKRIAVLTSGGDAPGMNAAIRAVVRKGVHHGLEVLGVYRGYSGLIQGDFVPFQLGSVGDIIHRGGTILYSARCEAFKTEEGQQKAVEQLKKHGVDGLVVIGGDGSFRGAQKLTAHGFPTVGVPATIDNDIPGTDFTIGFDTAINTVIDAIDKIRDTATSHERTYIIEVMGRDAGDIALWAGLADGAESIIIPEAPFDWDEIVERLNRSNRRGKKHSFIIVAEGVSDGATVAEEIKRRTGLETRVTVLGHIQRGGSPTAMDRVLASRMGAKAVELLLEGKKDQMVAIQKGDIVGIPFDEAFRMKHQPDLSLYDLAGILAI from the coding sequence ATGAAACGCATTGCTGTACTGACCAGTGGCGGGGACGCACCCGGTATGAATGCCGCCATTCGCGCCGTCGTGAGAAAGGGCGTTCATCATGGATTGGAAGTATTGGGGGTGTACCGCGGATACAGCGGACTGATTCAAGGGGACTTTGTTCCTTTCCAGTTGGGTTCCGTCGGTGATATCATTCATCGGGGAGGCACGATTTTATACAGCGCCCGTTGTGAAGCGTTCAAAACGGAGGAAGGTCAACAAAAAGCGGTGGAACAGCTGAAGAAGCACGGAGTGGACGGTTTGGTCGTCATCGGCGGGGACGGGTCGTTCCGCGGCGCACAAAAATTGACGGCGCACGGATTCCCCACTGTTGGTGTTCCTGCCACCATCGACAACGACATCCCCGGTACCGATTTCACGATCGGTTTTGACACGGCGATCAACACGGTGATCGACGCCATCGACAAAATCCGGGATACGGCCACTTCCCATGAGCGTACGTACATCATCGAAGTGATGGGACGCGACGCCGGAGACATCGCGTTGTGGGCCGGATTGGCGGATGGTGCCGAGTCCATCATCATTCCGGAAGCACCGTTTGACTGGGATGAAATCGTGGAACGGTTGAATCGCAGTAATCGTCGGGGCAAAAAGCACAGCTTCATCATCGTGGCCGAAGGTGTGTCCGACGGTGCAACAGTGGCTGAGGAAATCAAACGGCGGACGGGATTGGAAACCCGCGTCACCGTGTTGGGGCACATTCAGCGCGGCGGATCGCCGACCGCCATGGATCGGGTGTTGGCGAGCCGGATGGGTGCCAAAGCGGTCGAATTGTTGTTGGAAGGGAAAAAGGATCAGATGGTGGCCATCCAGAAAGGAGACATCGTCGGCATACCGTTTGACGAAGCGTTCCGTATGAAACATCAACCTGACTTGTCGCTGTATGATCTTGCGGGCATTTTGGCCATTTGA
- the pyk gene encoding pyruvate kinase, which yields MRKTKIVCTIGPASEDPETLKRLILSGMNVARLNFSHGSHEEHGRRIDAVRQAAAELGKTVAILLDTKGPEIRTGELQGGEAELKTGDRLTLTTEPILGNAQRVSVSYEGLPADVQPGSTILIDDGLIRLDVEAVEGTEIHCRVANGGLLKNRKGVNLPGLKVNLPGITSKDAEDIVFGIQKGVDFIAASFVRKPEDVLEIRKILEEHHADIQIIAKIENSEGLEHLDEILEVADGLMVARGDLGVEIPAEEVPLVQKEMIRKCNNLGKPVITATQMLDSMQRNPRPTRAEASDVANAILDGTDAVMLSGETAAGKYPVEAVETMARIALRTERALRYRDLFRQRRLEQEISITDSISQAVVHAAESLQSSAIITSTESGFTARMVSKYRPRTPIIAVTPNDRVMAKLSLVWGVYPVKGTKVTNTDEMLQVAIRSALASKYVRHGDLVVITAGVPSGQSGSTNLMKVHVIGDVLASGQGVGKQVVTGTVVVGRSAEELREKMVDGAILVTPATDRDMMDAFERASAVITEEGGLTSHAAVVGLSLGIPVIVGVENATEILKDGMEITVDSDRGQIYSGRAKVL from the coding sequence ATGCGAAAGACGAAAATCGTGTGTACGATCGGACCGGCCAGTGAAGATCCGGAGACACTGAAACGGTTGATTTTGTCCGGGATGAACGTGGCACGGCTCAACTTTTCCCACGGCTCGCACGAAGAGCACGGCCGGCGCATCGATGCGGTCCGACAGGCGGCAGCAGAATTGGGAAAAACGGTTGCCATCCTGTTGGACACCAAAGGGCCGGAGATTCGCACAGGTGAGCTGCAAGGCGGAGAAGCGGAGCTGAAAACGGGAGACCGGTTGACCCTGACGACGGAACCCATCCTGGGGAATGCCCAACGTGTATCGGTTTCTTATGAGGGACTGCCGGCCGATGTGCAACCGGGTTCCACCATTTTGATCGATGACGGCTTGATTCGGTTGGACGTGGAAGCGGTGGAAGGAACCGAGATCCATTGTCGCGTGGCCAACGGCGGTTTGCTGAAGAATCGCAAGGGGGTCAATCTTCCCGGTCTGAAGGTGAATCTTCCGGGTATTACGTCCAAGGATGCCGAGGATATCGTGTTTGGTATCCAAAAAGGGGTCGATTTCATTGCCGCCTCGTTCGTGCGGAAACCGGAGGATGTCCTGGAAATCCGCAAAATTTTGGAAGAGCACCATGCCGATATTCAGATCATCGCCAAAATCGAAAACAGCGAAGGCCTGGAGCATTTGGATGAGATTTTGGAAGTGGCCGACGGCTTGATGGTTGCTCGCGGCGATCTGGGTGTGGAGATTCCTGCCGAAGAAGTGCCGTTGGTGCAAAAAGAGATGATCCGCAAATGCAACAATCTCGGCAAACCGGTGATTACCGCCACGCAGATGTTGGATTCGATGCAGCGTAACCCGCGTCCGACGCGGGCGGAGGCGAGCGACGTCGCCAACGCCATTTTGGACGGAACGGATGCGGTGATGTTGTCGGGAGAAACGGCCGCAGGAAAATATCCGGTGGAAGCGGTGGAAACGATGGCCCGAATCGCCCTGCGGACGGAAAGAGCGCTCCGGTATCGAGATCTGTTTCGTCAGCGCCGTTTGGAGCAGGAAATCAGCATCACCGATTCCATCAGTCAGGCGGTGGTTCACGCCGCGGAAAGCCTGCAGTCGTCGGCGATCATTACGTCTACCGAAAGCGGATTTACTGCCCGCATGGTTTCCAAATACCGTCCGCGAACGCCGATCATCGCCGTGACGCCCAATGATCGGGTGATGGCCAAGCTGTCGCTGGTTTGGGGCGTGTATCCTGTCAAAGGGACCAAGGTAACCAATACGGATGAAATGTTGCAGGTGGCGATTCGTTCGGCATTGGCTTCCAAATACGTCCGCCACGGTGATCTGGTTGTGATCACGGCAGGTGTTCCCAGCGGTCAGTCCGGTAGTACCAACCTGATGAAGGTTCATGTAATCGGCGATGTGCTGGCGAGCGGACAAGGGGTCGGCAAGCAAGTGGTTACGGGAACCGTAGTCGTGGGACGGTCAGCGGAAGAGCTGCGTGAAAAAATGGTGGATGGTGCGATTCTCGTCACGCCGGCGACCGATCGGGATATGATGGATGCCTTTGAACGGGCGTCCGCGGTGATCACGGAAGAAGGCGGTCTGACTTCTCATGCGGCGGTGGTGGGATTGAGCCTTGGCATCCCTGTCATCGTCGGTGTGGAAAACGCCACGGAAATCCTGAAAGACGGTATGGAGATCACAGTCGATTCCGACCGGGGACAAATCTACTCCGGACGGGCCAAAGTGCTTTAA
- a CDS encoding acyl-CoA thioesterase, whose protein sequence is MENRRVFETTIRVRYQETDQMGVVYHTNYIVWFEVARSEMIRELGTSYRELEEKGLLLPVVDVHCRYLSPAHYDEEVIVRTVVKELTGSKIRFGYEVVRRDDNRLLTVGSTTHIWVNREMKRVNIQRDDPELYRLLVEQTLEGESISCYDGSSWR, encoded by the coding sequence ATGGAAAATCGGCGTGTGTTTGAAACCACCATTCGCGTTCGTTATCAAGAAACGGATCAAATGGGCGTGGTGTATCACACCAACTATATCGTTTGGTTTGAAGTGGCAAGGTCCGAAATGATTCGCGAGTTGGGCACTTCTTACCGGGAATTGGAGGAAAAAGGGTTGTTATTGCCGGTAGTGGACGTGCATTGCCGGTATTTGTCTCCAGCCCATTATGATGAAGAAGTGATCGTGCGCACCGTTGTGAAGGAGTTGACCGGAAGCAAAATCCGGTTTGGATATGAAGTGGTTCGACGTGATGACAACCGGCTGTTGACAGTCGGCTCCACCACGCACATCTGGGTAAACCGTGAGATGAAGCGGGTCAACATCCAACGTGATGATCCGGAACTGTACCGGCTGTTGGTGGAGCAAACGCTTGAAGGGGAGAGTATTTCATGTTACGATGGGTCCTCTTGGCGCTGA
- a CDS encoding FxsA family protein, with the protein MLRWVLLALIVVPVLEIAGLVAIGNWIGPMPTIVLVLGTGLLGAYLARQQGWQTWRLLQIQLRNGEMPGETLLDGLCILMGGVCLVIPGFFSDVIGIFLLIPYTRGIARLWLKRWLLKKFSGRLHWSYRR; encoded by the coding sequence ATGTTACGATGGGTCCTCTTGGCGCTGATCGTCGTTCCTGTTCTGGAGATAGCCGGATTGGTCGCCATCGGCAACTGGATCGGACCGATGCCGACCATAGTGCTCGTACTGGGCACCGGTCTGCTCGGGGCATATCTGGCACGACAACAGGGATGGCAAACATGGCGCTTGTTGCAAATCCAATTGCGAAACGGTGAAATGCCCGGAGAAACGCTGTTGGATGGCCTGTGTATCTTGATGGGCGGCGTTTGTCTTGTGATTCCCGGTTTTTTCAGCGATGTGATCGGGATATTCCTGCTGATTCCATATACCCGCGGCATTGCCCGGTTGTGGCTCAAGCGTTGGCTGTTGAAAAAATTCAGTGGCCGCCTTCATTGGTCATACCGGCGATGA
- the ytvI gene encoding sporulation integral membrane protein YtvI has translation MAQHPGVGIAIRAAVVLLAIITAYYILSFLIPLVYPFLIGWVIALLIQPPVQFLERRLRLPRWLGVFLILFLFVGSIITGLLILIAQMVLELTHLAQRLPVYLQFFNQYLVDILTKDTQLSRIIDTVQNYLQRNPEHKAQIISSIQRNLDVLANKGTEMITDFISGVGSFLGDLPYIATVIVFIVLAAFFIGIDWPQLRKRMLGIIPNRARKTGGIIMRDLRHALFGFVRAQFTLITITATIILIGLLILGVNYALTIALIALLLDLLPYIGVGSILVPWSIYLLLIGDYHLGIGIAILYGVIVVVRQLLEPKLVASNVGLDPLPTLIALFVGLKLLGFIGVIIGPVTVVILMALYRAGVMRDIWRFIVQGFKVET, from the coding sequence ATGGCACAGCATCCCGGGGTGGGTATCGCGATCCGTGCCGCCGTCGTTTTGCTCGCGATCATCACGGCCTATTATATACTGAGCTTTTTGATCCCATTGGTATATCCGTTCTTGATCGGCTGGGTGATCGCCCTGCTGATCCAACCTCCCGTCCAATTTTTGGAACGGCGACTTCGCCTTCCCCGATGGTTGGGCGTATTCCTGATCCTGTTTCTTTTTGTCGGCTCGATCATCACGGGATTATTGATTCTCATCGCCCAAATGGTACTGGAACTGACGCATTTGGCCCAGCGTCTGCCGGTTTATCTGCAATTTTTCAATCAATACTTAGTGGATATACTCACCAAGGATACCCAGTTGTCCCGCATTATCGACACCGTCCAAAACTATCTCCAGCGCAATCCGGAACACAAAGCTCAAATCATCAGCAGTATTCAAAGAAACCTGGACGTGTTGGCCAACAAAGGAACGGAGATGATCACCGATTTCATCTCGGGTGTCGGATCGTTCCTCGGTGACTTGCCTTATATTGCCACCGTGATTGTATTCATCGTGTTGGCCGCATTTTTTATCGGGATCGACTGGCCTCAACTGCGCAAGCGCATGCTGGGCATCATCCCCAATCGTGCGCGCAAAACGGGCGGCATCATTATGCGAGACCTGCGCCATGCGTTGTTTGGATTTGTTCGCGCCCAGTTTACATTGATCACGATCACAGCTACCATCATCCTGATCGGTTTATTGATCCTTGGAGTCAATTATGCGTTGACGATTGCGCTGATCGCACTCCTGCTCGACCTGTTGCCGTATATCGGGGTCGGCTCGATTCTGGTTCCCTGGTCGATATACCTCTTGCTGATCGGCGACTACCATCTGGGAATCGGGATTGCCATATTGTACGGTGTCATCGTGGTTGTCCGGCAGCTGTTGGAACCCAAACTGGTCGCTTCCAATGTCGGTCTGGACCCGCTGCCCACCTTGATCGCCCTGTTCGTAGGACTCAAATTGTTGGGATTCATCGGTGTCATCATCGGCCCGGTTACGGTGGTCATCCTGATGGCTTTGTACCGTGCGGGAGTGATGAGAGACATCTGGCGATTCATCGTACAGGGTTTCAAAGTCGAGACGTGA
- the citZ gene encoding citrate synthase, with protein sequence MTVAKGLEGVVAVTSEISSIIDGVLTYRGIDIDELAEKASFEEVVYLLWKGHLPTRAQLDELKRQLDQSAALPTELLEQLKVYSNTGAHPMAVLRTAVSALALYDKEADDNSAEANEKKAIKLTAQIPTIITAFFRMRKGLEPVAPKQGLGFAANFLYMLTGEEPDRVAVEAFDKALILHADHELNASTFASRVTTATLSDMYSAITTAIGTLKGPLHGGANERVMAMLEEIGSLDRVESYIRTKLDNKEKIMGFGHRVYKNGDPRAKHLREMSRQLAELTGEKKWYEMSTHIERLVDREKGLKPNVDFYSASVYTYLGIPRDLFTPIFAMSRVSGWTAHVMEQYANNRLIRPRAEYTGPSNRSYIPIDQR encoded by the coding sequence ATGACGGTTGCGAAGGGATTGGAGGGCGTAGTAGCGGTAACTTCCGAGATCAGCTCGATTATTGACGGCGTCTTGACCTATCGCGGTATCGACATCGACGAGCTGGCCGAAAAGGCGAGTTTTGAAGAAGTCGTGTACCTGCTGTGGAAAGGCCATCTGCCGACGCGTGCGCAGCTGGACGAACTGAAACGGCAGTTGGATCAATCTGCTGCACTGCCGACGGAATTATTGGAACAGTTGAAAGTGTATTCGAATACAGGCGCACATCCGATGGCCGTATTGCGCACTGCCGTTTCGGCATTGGCATTGTACGACAAGGAAGCAGACGACAACAGTGCGGAAGCAAATGAGAAAAAAGCGATCAAGCTGACGGCGCAGATTCCGACGATTATCACTGCGTTTTTCCGGATGCGCAAGGGGCTGGAACCCGTCGCTCCGAAGCAAGGTCTCGGATTTGCGGCCAATTTCCTCTACATGTTGACTGGTGAGGAACCGGATCGCGTGGCGGTGGAAGCGTTTGACAAAGCGCTGATTCTTCATGCCGATCATGAATTGAATGCTTCCACGTTTGCTTCCCGCGTCACCACTGCGACGTTGTCGGACATGTATTCGGCGATCACCACTGCGATCGGCACCTTGAAGGGTCCCCTGCACGGGGGCGCCAACGAACGCGTGATGGCGATGCTGGAGGAGATCGGATCGCTGGATCGTGTGGAATCCTATATCAGGACGAAATTGGACAACAAGGAAAAAATCATGGGTTTCGGCCATCGCGTGTACAAAAACGGTGATCCGCGAGCCAAACACCTCCGCGAGATGTCCCGGCAATTGGCCGAGTTGACCGGTGAAAAGAAATGGTATGAGATGTCCACGCACATTGAACGCTTGGTGGACCGGGAAAAAGGCCTCAAGCCAAACGTGGACTTCTACTCCGCTTCCGTCTACACCTACCTGGGCATCCCGCGCGATCTGTTTACCCCGATCTTCGCGATGAGCCGCGTATCGGGCTGGACCGCGCATGTAATGGAACAATACGCCAACAACCGTCTGATCCGTCCTCGTGCAGAATACACGGGACCGTCCAATCGTTCGTATATTCCGATCGATCAACGGTAA